CTGAAAAGTACTTTTGCAACTCCCTTTCCGTTGCCCTGCATGAGATGAGTAACCAAGCATTATTCCAAGACATTTTCTCCGTTTCCAAAGAAAATCAGGAAATGCAGCGAGAACTCTATAACATTATGTTCGAAAAAGGCTGGTATAGTTTAGAAAAGGCGCAAGCAACAAGCTTAAACCAATCGTATCAACAATTTTCCGGTTATAAAAATCAATTTCCATCTGGAACGAACATTCAATAAGCAAACATTGAGGGGGGTGAATTCTGCTCCTTTTGTTTTTGAGCTACAAGTAAAGCCGGCCCATGGGGGCCGGCTTTATTTTTAGATATCCGTTGAAAACATATACTTCTTATAGTGATACCGAATGCTGAATATTAAGCCCATGGCCATCATGTTCCCCATTAGCGAGCTTCCTCCATAACTGATGAATGGAAGCGGAATCCCCGTAATCGGCAAAAGCCCTACCGTCATGCCGATATTTTGAAAGACGTGGAACGTCAACATGCTTATAACACCAACACAGATATATGTATAGAAGTTATTTTTCGTGTCCATTCCCGTTTTTGTAATATGATAAATCAACAGGAAAAACAAGGAAATAATGATGCTTGATCCGATGAAGCCGAATTCTTCACCGATGATGCTGAAAATGAAATCCGAATGGCTCTCAGGCAAATACACTTCCCTCGAACCGATTCCCTTGCCTGTGGTCTGGCCGGAACCGATGGCCAGTAAGGATCTGGTTAAGTGATACCCTTCGGAGCTGGCATAATTATATGGATCCAGCCAAGAATAGATACGGCCGAATTGATAGGATTTTACCCCTAGATATTTTTCCAGGATCTCCGGCTTCCAAAGGACAAAGTACAGGACCGTTGAAGCGACGACAATTCCTCCCGAAACGATCGGCAGGAGGATCCTCCATGTTACCCCTGAAATGAAAATCATTCCGAGCATGATTGACAGGATGACAAGCGCGGTACCCAAATCCGGCTGTTGCATGATTAACATTAAGGGGGCACCTGTCACAAGACCGATTTTAATAAGCAGCCAGATATCCGTTTGAATCGTTTTCAGCGTGTTTTTGAGATGGTGGTTCGATATGACATTGGCTAGAGCCAAAATCAGGAAAACCTTCATGAATTCCGATGGCTGAATCGAACCGACTCCCGGAATTTTGAACCAGCTTCTTGCACCATTTATATTAGGTACGATGCTACTTGGCATAATGATCAGCAAAAATAGCAAAAACAATCCGAATCCATAGGCGTACCAAGAAATTTTTTTCAGTTGGTCCGAATCTAGTGTGATGAACCCTAATACGATTCCAACCCCCACTATATACCAAAAAATTTGTTTAATTAAGAAGTTTTCAGCGTACTGTCCAGTCGTTTGGGCACTATAGATTGCTAAGCAACTTCCAACGCATAATAACAGCAATATTGTGACCAAAGAAAAATCTATTCGAGATGAAAATTTATTTTGTTCTTCCATACTTAACTCTCCCTTAAAAAGGCTCCTGCGAAACATCTATAAATACACTTATTCATTATACTTTAAACAAATAAAATCACAACTATATCGAAGAATTGTTTAAAGGCTTCTTGGAGTTATTTCCATGAAGCCTGTAGGCAGGGGGAATTATGCATGTGATTCCTTTGATTTTCTTCGTTTCAGCAATCTGCTGACCAATCCATGGCTTGGGGAGAAGAGAAAGGCCAATCCGAATAATATGGCGGCCGATCCCACCATGCAACCTGATATCGAGGCATCCAAAATGGTGGCTGAAAAGTAGCCGATGACGGAACTTAGCACCCCGACCCCGATACTGGCCCATATCATGCGGCTTAAGCGATCTGACAGCAGATAAGCCGTTGCCGCGGGTATGATGAGCATTCCAACTACTAAAATGGAACCTACACTATCAAAAGAAGCTACAGTTGTCAGGGAAATGAGGCTCATCAATAAGTAATGAAAGAACAGTACAGGAATTCCCATTGCAGCCGCAAGTGATGGATCAAATGACACGAGTTTAAACTGTTTGAAGAAAAGGAAGATCAGTATGAGGTTCAGGATAAAGCAACTGCCGACAATCCAAACAGCTTTTGGTCCAGCTTCGATTCCCGCGATTGTCATCGTGTTCCAGGGAGAATAGGCTATTTCGCCATAAAGGACATGTTCCAGGTCAAAATCTATTTGTTGCGTAAACAAGCTCACGAGTACGATCCCCGTTGCAAAAAGGGAAGTGAATACAATCCCGATCGCTGCGTCAGATTGAACGCCCGACGATTGGAAAAGCTGGATCAAGAATACGGTGAGCAAGCCGAGCGCAGCTGCCCCTATCAGCATCGGAACAGAGTCACGAGTCCCGGTTATTAAAAATGCCAATACGATTCCGGGCAAAACGGAATGACTGATGGCATCCCCAATCAACGTCAATTTCCTGACTATCAAAAAACATCCCAATACACTGCAAGCACTCGCCACCAATGCTCCGACTAAAATAATCCAAAAATCATTCATGATGAGTGGCTCCCTTTCCTTCTATTCTGTTCGAGAGAATATTTCTTTTTCGTCGATCCCCTTCTCCATATAGATGAAAGCACTCCGCGTTTAGGTGCAAATAGCATGGAAAAGAAAAACCATACCGTCGCGGATAAGACAATTAACGGTCCTGTTGGCAAATCATTGACCGAAGTACTGATCAACGTTCCAGACACACCGCTCAACATTCCGAATATGCCAGACAGGATGACCATGATATGAAGCCGCTCAGTCCAATACCTCGCAGAAACCGCAGGCGTAATCAGTAAAGAAGCCATCAATACGACACCTACAGCCTGGATACCGATCACCACAGCTGCCACGATCAGCATCATGATGAAATAATCCAGAAAAACAACCGGCAATCCCATCCCCTTAGCAAACCCAGGGTCGAAGGACAGTAATTTGAATTCTTTAAAAAATACGGTACAAGTGAAAATGAGAAAAAAGGAAACCGTCATCATCATATATACATCGGACATGACCATTGACGCCGTCTGCCCGAATAAAAAGGTATCCAATCCACTCTGGTTTCCATACTCACTCTGCTGAATCTGTGTAAGCATGACAATTCCGAAGCCAAAGAAGGAAGATAAGACGATTCCCAAGGCCGCATCCTGCTTGATCTTACTGTATCTCGTAAGCACACTGATCAAGAAGACAGCCACTAAGCCAGCCAGGGCCGCACCTATTAGAAAATAAGAAGTGGATTTCACTCCAGTTAAAATGAAGGCGACACAGATACCGGGTAACGCTGCATGTGCGAGCGTATCGCCAAGCAAAGATTGTTTTCTGAGGTAGGCAAAGCTGCCGATGACCCCGCTGCTTAATCCGAGGAACATCGTGCCAAGCAATATCCACCTTGTATTTGGATCAGTAATAATAGCCAGTATGTTCATCATGTACACCTCATTTTAATAAAAGGCCGGATTTCGTGTCTGATAGTATCGCTAAGCGGCCTCCATATGTTGCCTGTAAGTGTTCTGGAATGAATACTTCCTCCGTCGGACCTATTTTCATCACCTTTTTATTCAATAACATCGTCCAGTCGAAATATTCCTTCACGGTCGATAGATCATGGTGCACAACTAGAACGGTTTTGCCTTTTTCCTTCAATTCCATCAGCAATTGTATGATTGCTTTCTCTGTTGCGGCATCCACCCCTACGAACGGTTCATCCATAAAATAAATATCCGCTTCCTGTGCCAATGCACGGGCCAGGAATATCCGTTGCTGCTGTCCACCTGATAGCTGGCTGATCTGGCGGTTAGCATATTCAGACATCCCTACCTTTTCCAGGCACTCCATCCCCTTCTGCCTTTCGGACTTACCTGGTCGCTTCAACCAGCCGAGATGACCATATCTGCCCATCATCACGACATCGAGTGCGTTGGTCGGAAAATCCCAATCCACTGACTCCCGTTGTGGTACATAGCCGATACTCTTCCTCATCGATTTATAAGTAGAACCCCTTATTGTGATTTGCCCTGATATTTTGGGGATCAATTCGAGTATCCCCTTTATCAATGTGGACTTCCCTGCTCCATTGGGGCCAATGATCCCGATTAAATTCCCTTCCGGCACCTCAAATGAGACATCTTCGATAACAGGCTTCTTATGATAAGCAATCGTTAAATTCTCGACCTTCAAAGCTGCTAGATTCATAGTTTCTCCCCCTTATTTCAAAGCACGGACGATTGTATCGGTATTATGACGGACCATTCCGATATACGTTCCTTCTTCCGTCCCTTTTTCACCCATGGCATCCGAGAACAATTCACCGCCGATTTTCACTTTGTGACCCTGCTTATCTGCTCCTTGAATGACAGCCTCGATGGCCTTCCTTGGTACGCTTGACTCAATGAAAATCGCTTTAATTTTGTTCTTCACAAGATAATTCCGCATATCCGTCACATCTTTTGATCCATATTCCGATAATGTATTGATCCCTTGGAGCCCTCTTACGTCCAGGCCGTATGACTGACCGTAGTACCCAAAAGCATCATGTGCTGTAACGAGCACCCGCTGATTTTTTGGTATTTTATTAATTTCGTCTTGAACATATTTATCGAGTTCCTCCAATTGCAGAACGTACTCTTCATAATTTTCGCGAAACTCTGCTTCATGGTCCGGATCATTGGCAATCAATTCTTTCTCCACTGCCTCCGCCGCAACGATCCAAAGCTTAACATCAAACCATACGTGGGGATCATGTTCCGATGCACTCACTTTGCGAAGTTGGTTCCCCTTGAAGCCCTCCGTTACGGCAATCGTCGGTTTATCCTTGCTCATCATTTCAAATATATCCGTCATTTTCCCTTCAAGATGCACACCGTTATAAAAAATCATATCAGCCGAATCCAGTGTCTTAACATCACCCTGTGTCGCTTTATATAGATGGGGGTCGACTCCCGGACCCATTAAACTGGTGACCTCGACATGTTTACCGCCGATATTCTCAACCAAATCTCCAATCATTCCCGTTGTTGCAATGATATTCAGCTTACCATTGCCTTTATCACTTCCAACCGTATCATTGCCACACCCCGCTAAAATCAGCAATGCAGCAATCACGCTCCCAATAGATTTCAGAAAACCCATCCATACTCCCTCCCTTTTTCCTCTTTCTAAAATAGTTTGCCATGTGCAAAAATAAGTGTAAAAATTTTTACATTGTCGTAAACGCTAAAAAGTTTCCTCTATACAACTTATTTCATACTATACACAAATATACAAAAAAGTGCAACTATTTTTTCAAACACTTCAAAAAGGACAATGACTTTCACACATGAAAAAACTGTCAGGAATCTCTACTGGGGAGCTTCCTGACAGTTGGTCATGCCGTACATGAAACAAACTCTGAAGTTATATTTATATTGTGGGGTTCTAATGGTGAATATAAACTATGGGGGCTATTTCGGAACGTTGTGAAATTCACGGGTAAATGCGCTGATTTTACGAGTAAAGTGCCAAAATTCACGAGTAAACGCTGATTTTACGCATTCCATGTGCATTGCCACTCACTTTTTCAAGGAAATTGCCAAGTACGCAAATCCCAATTCGATTCCGCAAAGCACAAAAAGGGTGATTAAAGTTTGGAACATCATGGTCTCCTCCTCCTCTAAGACTTAAAACAATCTTAAAGGATGAAACCCATACCAGAACAAGACCTTATTTGAAGAAATCTTCAGCAGCCCCACACTGTCCTCTTGCCCTGAAATGGGTTTCATACTGTACAATATAAAAAAAGAAAAAACGGTGATACCATGACAAATATTAAAGAAATAGCTCAATGTGCCGGTGTATCTGTCTCAACAGTGTCCCGTGTATTGAATGATCATCCATATGTAAGCCCAGATAAAAGAAAGAGCGTCTTGGAGGCCATCGATCGTTTGAATTATACGAGAAACATAAATGCCATTCATCTTTCAAAAGGTAAAACCAATCTTATCGGCATCATCATCCCCTTCAACAATCACCCATATTACGGGGCAATCGTTAACGGAATCACTAAACAGGCAAATGCAATTGGCTGTCATATCGTCATCTTTCAAACAAACTATGACAGAGAGAAGGAAATCGAGGCTTTTAATATGCTGCAAATGAAGCAGCTCGATGGCATTATCGTTTGTTCAAGGATTTCGGAAATGAAAATCCTTTTGGAATATCAAAAATACGGACCAATCATTTTGTGTGAAGATACGGCCCAGGCTGAATTCTCATCCATCAGCATTGATCATTATGCAGCTTTCTCCTGTGCCCTTGAGTACGTGATTGCTAAAGGATATAAGAAAATCGGATACAGCCTCGGCCGTAAAAAGAGCAGAAATAGTTCCCATCGTACAAAGGCCTTTAACGATATCATGAGTAAACATCAACTGATAAACAATAAAGAATGGCTGTTTGAAGGCAGTTATCACATCAAAGACGGTGAACAATTGTTTCAGGAATGGAATTCGATGATGGATAAACCTGAAGCCATCATCATCACGAATGATGACACGGCGGCTGGCTTCATTCTCACCGCTAAGAAATCGGGTATAAGGGTCCCGGAGGATGTGGCCATTCTCGGTTTCAATAATGATAGCCTGGGTGAAATGCTCGACATCACGACCATTTCCTTGCCGCTGGAATGGATTGGGAAAATGGCTGTGGACCTATTTGAGAATCCTGAGGTGGTCAAACATGTAAAACTGGACTACGCCCTTATAAAAAGAAGGACCGTTTAATGATCTCCATGCTTTATTTTGGTATATAGCCATTTGAATTCTTCCTTGCCGCCATCATTCATTAACTAGGAAAAAATAACCACATAAAATAATCATTGCGATATTCATGAGATTATTTTATAATTTTGATATAGTAAAGTTTACTCAATTACTAGCAATCTATTAGCGATTGCATGAATTTCATGAGAACTATCGTCTGACGTCACTTACAAGCTGGCGCAACGATTTTAGAAAATTGAATACTTCCTCATTTACCGATGAGTTAGAGGCTGCAGCTTATAAAAGTAAAACGGACGAGATTCTGGAAAATTCAAGACTCCGTTTGAAAGGATAAATTGCCGAAGTAAGGGTATATTCCATGTATATTCTTGCTGGCGGTGTTACCGAACAGGAACACCACTGTCACGCTTTTTCAAAAAAGCGTGGGGAGCTATCTTCGGAAGGATAAACGGGTTTATTATAAACAGCCGTCGATCTTTTTCGACTGCTGTTTTTTATTTTTCGTTCCCTTCCAATAAAAAGGAGTGTAACATCAATTGTCAAATTCACAATCAGCATCAAGCCCTACTGAACTGAAAAGGAGCCTGAAAGCGCGTCATTTAATGATGATTTCATTAGGTGGAACGATTGGAACAGGTTTATTTTTAGCAAGTGGCGGTGCCATTCATTCAGCCGGTCCCGGCGGTGCCTTGGTGGCATACGCAGTCATCGGCATCATGGTTTATTACTTAATGACAAGTCTTGCAGAAATGGCAGCGTTCATGCCAGTGGCCGGTTCATTCCGTGTCTATGCATCCAAATTCGTCGATCCGTCTTTCGGTTTTGCGATTGGTTGGAACTACTGGTATAACTGGGCAATCACCATTGCCGCTGAATTGGCAGCCGTTGTCTTAATTATGAAGTTCTGGTTCCCGGATAGTCCTTCAATTATCTGGAGTGCCATTGCATTAATCACTATGTTTCTTATCAATTACATGTCAGTTAAAGGTTTCGGGGAGGCAGAATTCTGGTTTGCCATGATCAAAGTCGTGACAGTCGTCATTTTCTTGATCACGGGTGTACTGATCATTCTCGGGATCATGGGTGGGAAAGACCCAATTGGTTTTTCAAATTTCACAATGGGCGAAGGTCCCTTTAACGGTGGGTTCTTCACGATCCTGGGCGTATTCATGGCTGCCGGCTTTTCATTCCAAGGAACGGAATTGCTTGGAGTGACTGCTGGTGAAAGTGAGGATCCAGAAAAAAATATCCCAAAGGCGATCAGATCCGTTTTCTGGCGCATCATCTTATTCTATATCCTT
This sequence is a window from Brevibacillus sp. JNUCC-41. Protein-coding genes within it:
- a CDS encoding spore coat protein, which translates into the protein MPNENKVQNPESPVAKTPQMNDRDFINDMLTTEKYFCNSLSVALHEMSNQALFQDIFSVSKENQEMQRELYNIMFEKGWYSLEKAQATSLNQSYQQFSGYKNQFPSGTNIQ
- the rodA gene encoding rod shape-determining protein RodA; the protein is MEEQNKFSSRIDFSLVTILLLLCVGSCLAIYSAQTTGQYAENFLIKQIFWYIVGVGIVLGFITLDSDQLKKISWYAYGFGLFLLFLLIIMPSSIVPNINGARSWFKIPGVGSIQPSEFMKVFLILALANVISNHHLKNTLKTIQTDIWLLIKIGLVTGAPLMLIMQQPDLGTALVILSIMLGMIFISGVTWRILLPIVSGGIVVASTVLYFVLWKPEILEKYLGVKSYQFGRIYSWLDPYNYASSEGYHLTRSLLAIGSGQTTGKGIGSREVYLPESHSDFIFSIIGEEFGFIGSSIIISLFFLLIYHITKTGMDTKNNFYTYICVGVISMLTFHVFQNIGMTVGLLPITGIPLPFISYGGSSLMGNMMAMGLIFSIRYHYKKYMFSTDI
- a CDS encoding metal ABC transporter permease; this encodes MNDFWIILVGALVASACSVLGCFLIVRKLTLIGDAISHSVLPGIVLAFLITGTRDSVPMLIGAAALGLLTVFLIQLFQSSGVQSDAAIGIVFTSLFATGIVLVSLFTQQIDFDLEHVLYGEIAYSPWNTMTIAGIEAGPKAVWIVGSCFILNLILIFLFFKQFKLVSFDPSLAAAMGIPVLFFHYLLMSLISLTTVASFDSVGSILVVGMLIIPAATAYLLSDRLSRMIWASIGVGVLSSVIGYFSATILDASISGCMVGSAAILFGLAFLFSPSHGLVSRLLKRRKSKESHA
- a CDS encoding metal ABC transporter permease; this translates as MMNILAIITDPNTRWILLGTMFLGLSSGVIGSFAYLRKQSLLGDTLAHAALPGICVAFILTGVKSTSYFLIGAALAGLVAVFLISVLTRYSKIKQDAALGIVLSSFFGFGIVMLTQIQQSEYGNQSGLDTFLFGQTASMVMSDVYMMMTVSFFLIFTCTVFFKEFKLLSFDPGFAKGMGLPVVFLDYFIMMLIVAAVVIGIQAVGVVLMASLLITPAVSARYWTERLHIMVILSGIFGMLSGVSGTLISTSVNDLPTGPLIVLSATVWFFFSMLFAPKRGVLSSIWRRGSTKKKYSLEQNRRKGSHSS
- a CDS encoding metal ABC transporter ATP-binding protein, giving the protein MNLAALKVENLTIAYHKKPVIEDVSFEVPEGNLIGIIGPNGAGKSTLIKGILELIPKISGQITIRGSTYKSMRKSIGYVPQRESVDWDFPTNALDVVMMGRYGHLGWLKRPGKSERQKGMECLEKVGMSEYANRQISQLSGGQQQRIFLARALAQEADIYFMDEPFVGVDAATEKAIIQLLMELKEKGKTVLVVHHDLSTVKEYFDWTMLLNKKVMKIGPTEEVFIPEHLQATYGGRLAILSDTKSGLLLK
- a CDS encoding metal ABC transporter solute-binding protein, Zn/Mn family, whose product is MGFLKSIGSVIAALLILAGCGNDTVGSDKGNGKLNIIATTGMIGDLVENIGGKHVEVTSLMGPGVDPHLYKATQGDVKTLDSADMIFYNGVHLEGKMTDIFEMMSKDKPTIAVTEGFKGNQLRKVSASEHDPHVWFDVKLWIVAAEAVEKELIANDPDHEAEFRENYEEYVLQLEELDKYVQDEINKIPKNQRVLVTAHDAFGYYGQSYGLDVRGLQGINTLSEYGSKDVTDMRNYLVKNKIKAIFIESSVPRKAIEAVIQGADKQGHKVKIGGELFSDAMGEKGTEEGTYIGMVRHNTDTIVRALK
- a CDS encoding LacI family DNA-binding transcriptional regulator codes for the protein MTNIKEIAQCAGVSVSTVSRVLNDHPYVSPDKRKSVLEAIDRLNYTRNINAIHLSKGKTNLIGIIIPFNNHPYYGAIVNGITKQANAIGCHIVIFQTNYDREKEIEAFNMLQMKQLDGIIVCSRISEMKILLEYQKYGPIILCEDTAQAEFSSISIDHYAAFSCALEYVIAKGYKKIGYSLGRKKSRNSSHRTKAFNDIMSKHQLINNKEWLFEGSYHIKDGEQLFQEWNSMMDKPEAIIITNDDTAAGFILTAKKSGIRVPEDVAILGFNNDSLGEMLDITTISLPLEWIGKMAVDLFENPEVVKHVKLDYALIKRRTV
- a CDS encoding amino acid permease — protein: MSNSQSASSPTELKRSLKARHLMMISLGGTIGTGLFLASGGAIHSAGPGGALVAYAVIGIMVYYLMTSLAEMAAFMPVAGSFRVYASKFVDPSFGFAIGWNYWYNWAITIAAELAAVVLIMKFWFPDSPSIIWSAIALITMFLINYMSVKGFGEAEFWFAMIKVVTVVIFLITGVLIILGIMGGKDPIGFSNFTMGEGPFNGGFFTILGVFMAAGFSFQGTELLGVTAGESEDPEKNIPKAIRSVFWRIILFYILAIFVIGMIIPFTDSRLLSEDVAVSPFTLVFERAGLAFAASIMNAIILSSVLSAGNSGMYASTRMLWDLARDGKAPKFLGKLDKRGVPVNALIVTSLVGCVAFLASFFGDGVVYIWLLNASGMAGFVTWVGIAVAHYRFRKAYAAQGLDMNALPFRAKGFPFGPIFALVLCLIIIIGQGYQAFSSDGIDWNSMFVSYIGLILFFALWFGYKIKHKTKIIPLEECDLKSK